A window from Malania oleifera isolate guangnan ecotype guangnan chromosome 7, ASM2987363v1, whole genome shotgun sequence encodes these proteins:
- the LOC131159665 gene encoding pentatricopeptide repeat-containing protein At5g27270 isoform X2, which yields METLKSSFLHSTPLLPSHHKSDKTPPPPKPTSKPKPKFTKTLCAVSPDPWTLSDGNINRPKPISKNPKNRLSDDNARRIIKAKAQYLSLLRKNQGSTAQTPRWIRRTPEQMVQYLQDDRNGHLYGKHVVAAIRTVRSLSEKAEGSYNMREVMGSFVTKLTFREMCTVLKEQKGWRQARDFFAWMKLQLIYHPSVIAYTILLRIYGQIGKIKLAEQTFLEMLEEGCEPDEVACGTMLCAYARWGRHKAMLSFYSAVQERGITLSVAVFNFMLSSLQKKSLHGKVIQIWMDMADKRVVPNHFTFTVVISSLVKGGHHEKAFKTFEEMKNLGFVPEEATYSLLISLCSKNNDPDKALRLYEDMRSRGIIPSNFTCASLLALHYKNRDYSKAVSVFTEMETYKIVADEVIYGLVIRIYGKLGLYEDAMKTFEEVEKLGLLTDGKTYLAMAQVHLNTGNFEKALNIMELMRSRNIWFSRFSYIVLLQCYVMKEDLASAEDTFQVLTKTGLPDAGSCNDMLNLYMRLGLAEKTKDFIVRMRKDGIEFDEELCKTVLKIYSKEGMLRDAEQLIEEMSANGSFTDSKFIQTCFAAMHGEFVRLDKDEDTYETDQPITIAFQLMLSLYLSAGNTNKAEEVLKWSLRMTDGLSVASQLIRKFIREGDVSEAEILYGQLINLGCMPEDAACASMISLYGQKNELKKAQDIFLAMADSSKVGKRLYTSIIDAYMRCDKPEEAYLLYAKVTEEGHDMGAVAISILVNSLSSYGKHQEAKNVIDTSFHRGLELDTVAYNTFIKAMLEAGKLHFAAHIYEHMLSVGVPPSIHTYSTMISVYGRGRNLDKAVEMFNMARGSGVSLDEKAYTNLINYYGKAGCAARGLDLTMTGLLS from the exons ATGGAGACCCTCAAATCATCCTTCCTCCACTCCACTCCTCTCCTCCCTTCACACCACAAAAGTGACAAAACCCCTCCTCCTCCAAAGCCCACCTCAAAGCCAAAACCCAAATTCACCAAAACACTCTGCGCAGTATCCCCAGACCCCTGGACTCTCAGCGATGGCAACATCAATCGTCCCAAACCCATCTCCAAGAACCCCAAAAACCGGCTCTCTGACGACAATGCCCGCCGAATCATAAAGGCCAAGGCCCAGTACCTGAGCCTGCTGAGGAAGAACCAGGGCTCCACCGCCCAAACCCCCCGGTGGATCCGCCGGACCCCCGAGCAGATGGTCCAGTATCTGCAGGACGATAGGAACGGGCATTTGTACGGGAAGCATGTGGTGGCGGCCATCCGGACCGTTCGGAGCCTCTCGGAGAAGGCCGAGGGGTCGTACAATATGAGGGAGGTGATGGGATCTTTTGTCACGAAGCTCACTTTCAGAGAGATGTGTACTGTGCTGAAGGAGCAGAAGGGGTGGAGGCAGGCCAGGGACTTCTTTGCTTGGATGAAATTGCAG TTAATTTACCACCCCAGTGTCATTGCCTACACAATTCTTTTacgcatatatgggcaaattggAAAAATCAAGCTTGCAGAACAGACATTCTTGGAGATGCTTGAAGAAGGTTGTGAACCAGATGAAGTTGCTTGTGGTACGATGCTGTGTGCATATGCTAGATGGGGACGCCATAAGGCAATGCTCTCATTTTATTCTGCCGTGCAAGAAAGGGGAATTACACTTTCTGTTGCTGTTTTCAATttcatgctctcatctttgcagAAAAAATCACTCCATGGAAAAGTTATACAGATATGGATGGATATGGCTGATAAAAGAGTGGTCCCTAATCATTTTACTTTTACAGTTGTCATTAGTTCTCTTGTGAAAGGAGGACATCACGAAAAGGCTTTCAAAACTTTTGAAGAGATGAAGAATCTCGGGTTTGTACCCGAGGAGGCAACCTACAGCCTTCTTATTAGTCTCTGTTCCAAAAACAATGACCCAGACAAAGCATTGAGACTCTATGAAGATATGAGATCTAGGGGCATAATTCCTAGTAATTTTACATGTGCATCACTTTTAGCCCTGCATTACAAAAACAGGGATTATTCCAAAGCTGTTTCCGTCTTTACAGAAATGGAGACCTATAAAATTGTAGCTGATGAGGTTATATATGGTTTGGTCATCAGGATATATGGCAAACTTGGCCTTTATGAGGATGCGATGAAAACATTTGAAGAGGTCGAGAAGTTGGGCCTCCTTACGGATGGTAAAACGTATTTAGCAATGGCGCAAGTCCATCTCAATACAGGGAATTTTGAGAAGgctttgaatattatggaattaatgaGATCTAGAAACATTTGGTTTTCAAGATTTTCTTATATTGTTTTGTTGCAGTGTTATGTCATGAAGGAAGATTTGGCATCTGCTGAAGATACTTTTCAGGTTCTAACCAAGACTGGACTTCCTGATGCTGGCTCATGCAATGACATGCTCAATTTGTATATGAGGCTGGGCTTAGCTGAAAAAACCAAGGATTTTATTGTTCGGATGAGGAAAGATGGAATTGAATTTGACGAGGAGCTTTGCAAGACTGTTCTGAAGATATATAGCAAGGAGGGAATGCTGAGAGATGCTGAGCAGTTGATAGAAGAGATGAGTGCAAATGGGTCATTTACTGACAGTAAATTCATTCAAACATGCTTTGCAGCTATGCATGGAGAATTTGTGAGACTTGATAAAGATGAAGACACTTATGAGACAGATCAACCCATCACTATTGCTTTTCAGTTGATGCTTAGTTTGTATCTCTCTGCTGGCAATACAAATAAGGCAGAGGAAGTACTGAAATGGTCGCTTAGGATGACTGATGGCTTGTCAGTAGCCAGTCAGCTTATTAGAAAATTCATCAGAGAAG GTGATGTATCTGAAGCTGAAATTCTGTATGGGCAATTGATCAACCTAGGCTGTATGCCAGAGGATGCAGCCTGTGCCTCTATGATTAGTTTGTATGGACAGAAAAACGAGCTAAAAAAAGCCCAAGACATTTTTTTGGCAATGGCCGACTCTTCTAAAGTTGGAAAACGATTATATACCTCAATTATTGATGCATATATGAGGTGTGATAAACCAGAGGAGGCATACTTGCTTTACGCAAAAGTGACTGAGGAGGGGCATGATATGGGGGCTGTTGCCATCAGCATTCTTGTGAACTCTTTGAGTAGTTATG GGAAACATCAAGAGGCAAAAAATGTCATAGACACTAGTTTTCATCGAGGATTGGAGCTTGATACTGTGGCGTACAATACCTTTATCAAGGCAATGCTAGAAGCAG GCAAATTGCACTTCGCAGCCCATATTTATGAACACATGCTCTCCGTGGGAGTCCCTCCATCAATTCACACATATAGCACAATGATCAG TGTGTATGGACGAGGTCGAAATCTGGATAAGGCTGTTGAGATGTTCAACATGGCTCGTGGCTCAGGTGTTTCATTGGATGAGAAGGCATACACCAATCTGATAAACTATTATGGAAAGGCTG